In Flavobacterium lacustre, a genomic segment contains:
- a CDS encoding YceI family protein, which produces MSTTKWAIDPTHSEIGFKVKHMMFTTISGKFLKFEASIESENDSFENAKIEFTGAIDSISTGNTDRDAHLLSPDFFDASQFPEIQFKAASFTKINEGEYELVGDLTMHGVTKSVKLPAEFSGLMKDPWGNTKLAFSLEGKINRKDWGLNWNSALETGGVLVGEEVRLNIELQFVKL; this is translated from the coding sequence ATGTCAACAACAAAATGGGCTATAGACCCAACGCATTCAGAAATTGGTTTTAAAGTTAAACACATGATGTTTACAACTATTTCAGGAAAATTTTTAAAATTTGAAGCTTCAATTGAATCTGAAAATGATAGTTTTGAAAATGCAAAAATTGAATTTACAGGAGCAATTGATTCGATAAGCACCGGAAATACAGATAGAGATGCGCATTTATTGAGTCCTGATTTTTTTGATGCATCACAGTTTCCTGAAATCCAATTCAAGGCGGCTTCATTTACCAAAATTAATGAAGGAGAATATGAATTAGTTGGTGATTTAACGATGCATGGAGTTACTAAATCAGTAAAACTGCCAGCAGAATTCAGTGGATTGATGAAAGATCCATGGGGAAATACAAAATTAGCTTTTTCATTAGAAGGTAAAATTAACAGAAAAGATTGGGGATTAAATTGGAATTCAGCTCTTGAAACTGGTGGGGTTTTAGTTGGTGAAGAAGTTCGATTGAATATCGAATTGCAATTTGTAAAACTATAA
- a CDS encoding low molecular weight protein-tyrosine-phosphatase: MPVQILMVCLGNICRSPLAEGILASKLPKDKFRVDSAGTGSWHIGHTPDERSIATAKKNGLDISNQRGRQFSSSDFDTFDYIFVMDSSNYETVISLAKSQEHKDKVRMILDELFPNENVDVPDPYFGLPNGFNMVYQMLNEVCDVISEKLIAKHQ, translated from the coding sequence ATGCCAGTACAAATTTTAATGGTTTGCTTAGGAAATATTTGCCGATCTCCATTAGCCGAAGGAATTTTAGCATCAAAATTACCCAAAGATAAATTCAGAGTAGATTCTGCCGGAACCGGATCTTGGCATATTGGCCATACGCCGGATGAGCGTTCTATTGCTACTGCAAAAAAGAATGGTTTAGACATTTCAAATCAACGCGGAAGACAATTCAGTTCTTCTGATTTCGATACTTTTGATTATATTTTTGTGATGGACAGTTCCAATTACGAAACAGTTATTTCACTTGCCAAAAGCCAGGAGCATAAGGATAAAGTACGAATGATTTTGGATGAATTGTTTCCTAATGAAAATGTAGATGTACCGGATCCGTACTTCGGATTACCGAATGGATTCAATATGGTGTACCAAATGCTGAATGAAGTTTGTGATGTTATTTCAGAAAAACTGATTGCAAAACACCAATAA
- a CDS encoding methionine aminotransferase, translating into MNKLPHIGTSIFTVMSKLATEHNAINLSQGFPDFEVDERLIDIISNRAKDNVHQYLPMSGYPPLLSKIAKLVKKSYERTLQPETEILITAGATQGIFTTILALAEIDDEILILDPSYDSYEAPVLLCHAHPVRVALNDDYTPNWERIEKACSSKTKMIIINNPHNPTGKILTASDFEILESLLQKFPEIIVLSDEVYEYITFEQKHISAHTREKLLNRCVMVSSFGKSFHVTGWKVGYLVAPEHLISAIKKVHQFLVFSVTSICQVAISDYLDFVSVEEIGPFYQEKRDYFRSLLQESRFQLMPCEGTYFQVVSYASISDENDVDFCKRLITEYGVAAIPISTFYANKKDLKLIRFCFAKNNATLEAAAKRLCNI; encoded by the coding sequence ATGAATAAACTTCCGCATATTGGCACGAGTATCTTTACGGTGATGTCAAAATTGGCAACTGAGCACAATGCTATCAATCTTTCGCAGGGCTTTCCTGATTTTGAAGTTGATGAACGATTAATTGATATAATTTCCAATCGTGCCAAAGATAATGTTCACCAATATTTACCCATGTCAGGTTATCCGCCACTTTTATCAAAAATAGCGAAACTAGTCAAGAAATCATATGAAAGAACTCTTCAGCCTGAAACAGAAATTCTTATAACAGCTGGTGCCACTCAAGGAATTTTCACAACTATACTCGCTTTGGCCGAAATAGATGATGAAATTCTGATACTAGATCCAAGTTATGATTCCTATGAAGCTCCGGTATTATTATGTCACGCACATCCTGTCCGAGTAGCATTAAATGATGATTATACACCAAATTGGGAGCGAATTGAAAAAGCCTGTTCTTCCAAAACTAAAATGATTATCATCAATAATCCACATAATCCGACCGGGAAAATTTTAACCGCGTCCGATTTTGAAATACTCGAATCCCTATTGCAAAAATTCCCGGAAATCATTGTACTTTCAGATGAAGTGTATGAATACATCACTTTTGAACAAAAACACATATCAGCTCATACTAGGGAAAAACTCCTAAATCGCTGTGTAATGGTTTCCTCTTTTGGAAAATCGTTTCATGTTACCGGTTGGAAAGTTGGGTATCTTGTAGCTCCTGAACATTTGATTTCAGCAATCAAAAAAGTACACCAATTTTTAGTTTTTAGCGTCACCAGTATTTGTCAAGTGGCGATAAGCGATTATTTAGACTTCGTTTCTGTTGAAGAAATAGGGCCTTTTTATCAGGAAAAACGAGATTACTTTCGAAGTTTACTCCAAGAAAGTCGCTTCCAATTAATGCCTTGTGAAGGAACTTATTTTCAAGTCGTTTCGTATGCTTCGATTTCCGATGAAAATGATGTTGACTTCTGTAAACGTTTAATTACCGAATATGGAGTTGCAGCAATCCCAATTTCAACTTTTTATGCCAATAAAAAAGACTTAAAACTCATTCGTTTTTGCTTTGCTAAAAATAATGCCACGCTTGAAGCTGCAGCTAAACGATTGTGTAATATTTAA
- a CDS encoding Crp/Fnr family transcriptional regulator: MFANLIYLFSVIDSHFLSLESKTEIVYSQINQNISRYVTFDLEELEIFNSLLEYKKVPKKTILLQEGEMCNFEAFVIKGCVRKYYIDANGFEVILQFAIENAWISDISFSIYEDNPSRVCIETVEDCEFFMFSPETKEALFAKAPKFERAFRILMQRNLAVTQNRLFNTISKTATEKYLEFLEHYPTLSQRVAQHYIASYLGISAEFLSKIRTKIAKH; encoded by the coding sequence ATGTTTGCTAATTTAATATACTTATTTAGTGTTATTGATTCTCATTTTTTATCTTTAGAATCTAAAACGGAAATCGTGTATTCGCAAATCAATCAAAATATCAGTCGGTATGTCACTTTTGACTTGGAAGAATTGGAAATTTTTAATTCACTATTAGAATATAAAAAAGTTCCCAAGAAAACAATCCTGCTTCAGGAGGGGGAAATGTGCAATTTTGAAGCATTTGTGATTAAAGGTTGTGTCAGGAAATATTATATTGATGCCAATGGTTTTGAAGTAATTCTTCAATTTGCCATTGAGAATGCTTGGATAAGCGACATTTCTTTCAGTATTTATGAAGATAATCCTAGTCGTGTGTGTATTGAAACAGTGGAAGATTGCGAATTTTTTATGTTCAGCCCGGAAACTAAAGAAGCCTTATTTGCTAAAGCGCCAAAGTTTGAAAGAGCTTTTAGAATACTTATGCAACGCAATTTGGCGGTAACTCAAAATCGGTTGTTTAATACCATTTCGAAAACGGCTACAGAGAAATATCTTGAATTTCTGGAACATTATCCTACGCTTTCACAAAGGGTCGCCCAGCATTATATAGCTTCTTATTTGGGAATTTCGGCTGAGTTTTTAAGTAAAATCAGAACCAAGATAGCCAAACACTAA
- a CDS encoding SAM-dependent methyltransferase, with amino-acid sequence MKSTPLLGKLYLIPTTMGDCDPMDVLPQTIKRSIDFIDYYIVENEKTARKSIKEVSPEKKQSELILFTLNKHTETKEHLDFIKPLLEGKNVGLMSEAGCPGVADPGAVIVKLAHEKGIQVIPLVGPSSILLAMMASGMNGQSFTFHGYLPIEKDEKKASFKSLERISFEKNQSQIFIETPYRNNKLLEDLLQTLHPETHLCVATDITLPTEYIKTKKIAAWKKETIDLHKRPTIFIIHKM; translated from the coding sequence ATGAAATCAACCCCACTTTTAGGAAAACTTTATTTAATCCCTACAACAATGGGTGATTGCGACCCTATGGATGTATTGCCGCAAACGATAAAAAGAAGCATCGATTTTATTGATTATTATATTGTAGAGAACGAAAAAACGGCGCGAAAGTCTATTAAAGAAGTTAGTCCTGAAAAAAAACAATCGGAACTTATTCTTTTTACTTTAAACAAACATACTGAAACCAAAGAACATCTGGACTTTATAAAACCTTTATTAGAAGGAAAAAACGTGGGATTAATGAGTGAAGCCGGCTGTCCTGGTGTAGCAGATCCCGGTGCTGTAATTGTAAAATTAGCACATGAAAAAGGAATTCAGGTTATCCCGCTTGTTGGTCCTTCTTCTATATTATTAGCGATGATGGCTTCGGGAATGAATGGTCAAAGTTTTACATTTCATGGCTATTTGCCTATTGAAAAAGACGAAAAAAAAGCAAGTTTCAAAAGCTTAGAAAGAATATCTTTCGAGAAAAATCAATCTCAAATTTTCATCGAAACTCCATATCGCAATAATAAATTACTGGAAGATTTATTACAAACTTTACATCCAGAAACCCATTTATGTGTAGCTACGGATATCACTTTACCAACAGAATACATCAAAACTAAGAAAATTGCGGCATGGAAAAAAGAGACTATCGATTTACATAAACGCCCCACTATTTTTATCATACACAAAATGTAA
- a CDS encoding SDR family oxidoreductase, with protein sequence MSYTDKMLRDDALKGKVIVVTGGGSGLGKAMTKYFLELGAQVAITSRDLEKLKSTATELETETGGTCLPLQCDVRHYEQVENMMQEVLKAFGKVDVLLNNAAGNFISPTERLSANAFDTVIDIVLKGSKNCTLAFGKHWIDTKQKSATILNIVTTYAWTGSAYVVPSATAKAGVLAMTRSLAVEWAKYGIRSNAIAPGPFPTKGAWDRLLPGDLAEKFDMSKKVPLKRVGDHQELANLAAYLVSDFSAYVNGEVIVIDGGEWLKGAGQFNILEAIPEELWDQLEMMIKAKKNK encoded by the coding sequence ATGAGTTATACAGATAAAATGTTGCGTGACGATGCCTTAAAAGGCAAAGTAATTGTGGTAACCGGAGGCGGAAGTGGCTTAGGAAAAGCAATGACAAAATATTTCTTGGAATTAGGTGCTCAAGTAGCCATCACATCAAGAGATTTAGAAAAACTAAAAAGCACAGCAACTGAACTGGAAACAGAAACTGGAGGAACTTGTTTACCACTACAGTGCGATGTGCGCCATTATGAACAAGTCGAGAATATGATGCAAGAAGTTCTTAAAGCATTCGGAAAAGTAGATGTGTTATTGAATAATGCGGCAGGGAATTTCATTTCACCAACCGAAAGATTATCCGCAAATGCCTTTGATACTGTCATTGATATTGTTCTGAAAGGTTCTAAAAACTGTACACTCGCTTTTGGAAAACATTGGATTGACACCAAACAAAAATCAGCTACAATCTTAAATATAGTAACTACTTATGCCTGGACTGGTTCTGCTTATGTGGTGCCAAGTGCCACTGCAAAAGCTGGAGTTCTTGCCATGACCCGAAGTTTAGCTGTAGAATGGGCCAAATACGGAATTCGTTCTAATGCTATTGCTCCTGGACCTTTCCCTACCAAAGGCGCTTGGGACCGATTGTTACCAGGCGATTTAGCCGAAAAATTTGATATGTCAAAAAAAGTACCGCTAAAACGCGTAGGAGATCATCAGGAATTAGCCAACTTAGCGGCATATTTGGTATCCGATTTCTCAGCTTATGTAAACGGTGAAGTGATTGTTATTGATGGTGGAGAATGGCTGAAAGGTGCTGGACAATTTAATATTCTGGAAGCTATTCCGGAAGAACTTTGGGATCAATTAGAAATGATGATCAAAGCCAAGAAGAATAAATAA
- a CDS encoding FtsB family cell division protein encodes MTNPYKDKRWFKFLSNKYIWVLLFFSTWMIFLDNYSYFDHRFLDKQINELEDNKIYYQEEIKKDQQNIKQLKNAEQIEKYAREKYYMKKDSEDIYIIEFEGDSTNIDQ; translated from the coding sequence ATGACAAATCCATATAAAGATAAACGCTGGTTTAAATTTTTAAGTAACAAGTATATTTGGGTCTTATTGTTTTTTTCGACTTGGATGATTTTCCTTGATAATTATTCCTATTTCGACCATCGTTTTCTTGACAAACAAATTAATGAACTGGAAGACAACAAAATATACTACCAAGAAGAAATAAAAAAAGACCAACAAAATATCAAGCAGTTAAAAAACGCGGAACAAATTGAGAAATATGCGCGCGAAAAATACTATATGAAAAAAGACAGTGAAGATATTTACATCATAGAATTTGAAGGAGACAGCACCAATATTGACCAATAA
- the scpA gene encoding methylmalonyl-CoA mutase translates to MIRKNLQHIQLNCTSEIENRDSSSDTFLTAEGIELQKTYTAPDIENLEHLEFGAGFAPNLRGPYATMYVRRPWTVRQYAGFSTAEESNAFYRRNLAAGQKGLSIAFDLPTHRGYDSDHERVVGDVGKAGVAIDSVEDMKVLFDQIPLDEMSVSMTMNGAVLPIMAFYIVAAEEQGVKPELLSGTIQNDILKEFMVRNTYIYPPAPSMKIIADIFEYTSKKMPKFNSISISGYHMQEAGATADIELAYTLADGLEYIRTGLATGMKIDDFAPRLSFFWAIGMNHFMEIAKMRAGRMIWAKLVKQFNPKDDKSLALRTHCQTSGWSLTEQDPFNNVARTCIEAAAAAFGGTQSLHTNALDEAIALPTDFSARIARNTQIYLQEETKITKTVDPWAGSYYVESLTHQIAENAWKLIEEVEELGGMTKAIESGIPKLRIEEAAARKQARIDSSQDIIVGVNKYRLEKEDPLQILDVDNQMVRKQQLEQLDRIKATRDTEKVKKSLEKLILCAQTGEGNLLEIAVEAARNRTTLGEISDALETVFGRYKAQIKSFSGVYSKEIKDDKSFEKAKQLADLFAKQEGRRPRIMIAKMGQDGHDRGAKVVATGYADVGFDVDIGPLFQTPAEAAKQAIENDVHVLGVSSLAAGHKTLVPQVIEELKKYGREDIMVVVGGVIPAQDYQFLFDAGAVAVFGPGTKISEAAIKILEILIG, encoded by the coding sequence ATGATACGAAAAAATCTCCAACACATACAATTAAACTGTACTTCCGAAATAGAAAACCGTGATTCTTCATCGGACACTTTCCTGACTGCCGAAGGGATTGAATTGCAAAAAACGTATACTGCACCAGACATCGAGAACTTAGAACATCTTGAATTTGGTGCTGGCTTTGCGCCAAATTTACGCGGGCCTTATGCCACAATGTATGTTCGCCGCCCTTGGACAGTGCGCCAATATGCCGGATTTTCTACTGCCGAGGAAAGCAACGCTTTTTATAGAAGAAATCTTGCTGCCGGACAAAAAGGACTTTCCATAGCTTTTGATTTGCCTACTCATCGCGGATACGATTCGGATCACGAGCGTGTTGTTGGCGATGTAGGGAAAGCAGGAGTCGCCATCGATTCTGTAGAAGATATGAAAGTATTGTTCGACCAAATTCCGCTTGACGAAATGTCCGTTTCTATGACCATGAACGGAGCCGTTTTACCGATTATGGCTTTTTATATTGTCGCTGCCGAAGAACAAGGTGTGAAACCGGAATTACTTTCAGGAACGATACAAAATGATATTTTGAAGGAGTTTATGGTGCGTAACACTTACATCTATCCGCCTGCTCCTTCGATGAAAATTATTGCCGATATTTTTGAATATACGAGCAAAAAAATGCCGAAATTCAACTCTATTTCTATATCCGGTTATCATATGCAGGAAGCGGGAGCTACGGCAGATATTGAGCTGGCTTACACCCTTGCCGATGGATTAGAATATATTAGAACCGGGCTGGCCACAGGCATGAAAATTGATGATTTCGCTCCGCGCCTTTCTTTCTTTTGGGCGATTGGTATGAATCATTTTATGGAAATTGCCAAGATGCGTGCCGGAAGAATGATTTGGGCAAAATTAGTCAAACAATTCAATCCCAAAGACGATAAATCTCTTGCTTTACGGACCCATTGCCAAACTTCGGGCTGGAGTTTAACAGAACAGGATCCGTTTAACAATGTGGCCCGAACATGTATTGAAGCAGCTGCAGCCGCTTTTGGAGGAACACAATCATTACATACAAATGCGCTGGATGAAGCCATAGCATTACCTACTGATTTTTCAGCGAGAATTGCCAGAAACACGCAAATTTATCTTCAGGAAGAAACTAAAATAACCAAAACTGTTGATCCATGGGCAGGAAGCTATTATGTGGAAAGTCTAACGCATCAAATTGCCGAAAATGCCTGGAAACTCATTGAAGAAGTAGAAGAATTGGGTGGCATGACCAAAGCTATTGAATCGGGAATTCCTAAACTTCGTATTGAAGAAGCCGCTGCCAGAAAACAAGCCCGAATAGACAGCAGCCAAGATATTATTGTAGGAGTTAACAAATATCGTTTAGAGAAAGAAGATCCGTTACAAATTCTGGATGTCGACAACCAAATGGTTCGCAAACAACAATTAGAACAATTAGACCGAATAAAAGCAACGCGAGATACTGAAAAAGTAAAAAAATCACTAGAAAAACTAATCCTTTGTGCTCAAACCGGAGAAGGAAATTTACTGGAAATAGCTGTGGAAGCAGCAAGAAACAGAACCACTTTAGGCGAAATCAGCGATGCACTTGAAACTGTTTTTGGCAGATATAAAGCACAAATTAAATCCTTTAGCGGCGTGTATAGTAAAGAAATAAAAGACGACAAAAGCTTTGAAAAAGCAAAACAACTGGCCGATCTTTTTGCCAAACAAGAAGGCAGAAGACCTAGAATTATGATTGCCAAAATGGGACAGGACGGACACGATCGGGGGGCAAAAGTAGTAGCTACAGGTTATGCCGATGTAGGTTTCGATGTAGATATTGGCCCACTTTTTCAAACACCAGCCGAAGCTGCCAAACAAGCCATAGAAAATGACGTACATGTTTTAGGCGTTTCTTCACTTGCAGCAGGTCATAAAACACTCGTTCCACAAGTAATCGAAGAACTCAAAAAATACGGTCGTGAAGATATTATGGTCGTTGTAGGAGGAGTAATTCCTGCGCAAGACTATCAATTTTTATTCGATGCCGGTGCAGTTGCCGTTTTTGGACCCGGTACAAAAATTAGTGAGGCCGCCATTAAAATACTAGAAATCTTAATCGGATAA
- a CDS encoding peptidoglycan-binding protein LysM, producing MIKKWYFYTSLALIIAFLSSGFKPFTLDTDHWFLIDDSDGTHYLYPSQEQNDYTNLNIPFTGNFFIGFKEAIAFKESQGKYKKINSLGYLGKYQFGTETLKTVGVHNSSKFLNSPELQEKAFIALLAKNKWELRDEIEKYEGTILNGIRVTESGILAAAHLGGAGSVKKYFKNNGKRFFRDAYGTSLRTYMKAFGGYDTSFIVADSNATVKNI from the coding sequence ATGATAAAGAAATGGTATTTTTATACAAGTTTGGCTCTTATTATTGCTTTTTTAAGCTCAGGTTTTAAACCTTTTACTTTAGACACCGACCACTGGTTTCTAATTGACGATTCAGATGGAACACACTACTTATATCCATCGCAAGAACAGAATGATTACACCAATTTGAACATCCCTTTTACTGGAAATTTCTTTATTGGTTTCAAAGAAGCAATCGCCTTCAAAGAATCTCAAGGCAAATACAAAAAAATTAATTCACTAGGGTATTTAGGAAAATACCAATTTGGAACTGAAACATTAAAAACAGTTGGTGTTCACAATAGTTCTAAGTTTTTGAACAGTCCTGAATTGCAGGAAAAAGCATTTATTGCTCTTTTAGCTAAAAATAAATGGGAGCTAAGAGATGAGATTGAAAAATATGAAGGAACTATTTTAAATGGTATTCGCGTAACGGAATCCGGAATTTTGGCTGCTGCTCATCTTGGTGGTGCCGGATCAGTAAAAAAGTATTTCAAAAACAACGGAAAACGTTTTTTTAGAGATGCTTACGGAACGTCACTACGTACGTACATGAAAGCGTTTGGAGGATATGACACCTCGTTTATTGTCGCAGATAGTAATGCAACGGTAAAAAACATTTAG
- the udk gene encoding uridine kinase gives MLIIGIAGGTGSGKTTVVHQIMNELPETEVGIISQDSYYKVNHGLSFDERALINFDHPRAIDFELLVAHLKELKEGNNINQPVYSFVTHNRTDDTIFTHPRKVMIVEGILILANPELRALFDVKIYVHADSDERLIRRLKRDIAERGRDMEEVLNRYQNTLKPMHQEFIEPTKAFADIIIPNDKYNTVAIDVVRAVINQKIL, from the coding sequence ATGCTCATTATAGGAATTGCAGGTGGAACAGGAAGTGGAAAAACAACCGTAGTTCATCAGATTATGAATGAATTACCAGAAACTGAAGTAGGGATTATTTCACAGGACTCCTACTACAAAGTAAATCACGGCCTTTCATTTGACGAAAGGGCTTTGATAAATTTTGACCATCCCAGAGCAATTGATTTTGAATTATTGGTTGCGCATTTAAAGGAATTAAAAGAAGGAAATAATATTAATCAGCCTGTATATTCGTTTGTAACCCATAACAGAACAGATGACACCATTTTTACACATCCAAGAAAGGTAATGATTGTAGAAGGGATTTTAATTTTGGCAAATCCTGAATTAAGAGCACTTTTTGATGTAAAAATATACGTTCATGCAGATTCAGATGAGCGGTTAATTCGTCGTCTAAAAAGAGACATTGCTGAACGTGGAAGAGATATGGAAGAGGTTTTAAATCGGTATCAAAATACTTTGAAACCTATGCATCAGGAATTTATAGAACCTACAAAAGCCTTTGCCGATATCATCATACCAAATGACAAATACAATACAGTGGCCATAGACGTGGTTCGTGCAGTTATTAATCAAAAAATTCTATAA
- a CDS encoding pirin family protein: MDTTTILKEEALTNYVLHKANTRGHANHGWLESYHTFSFANYHNPERMNFGVLRVLNDDRVNQGMGFGKHPHDNMEIISIPLEGDLEHQDSMGNVTVIKKGDIQVMSAGTGIFHSEYNKNKDQEVKFLQIWVYPNKKNVTPRYDQITLDLNDRHNKLQQILSPNPEDEGVWIHQDAWFHLGKFDNGFSTSYPLKKAGNGIYAFVLKGDFTISNISLNERDGLGIWDTNTISITANTPDAEILLMEVPMAL, encoded by the coding sequence ATGGACACTACAACTATTTTAAAAGAAGAAGCACTTACTAATTATGTTTTGCACAAAGCAAACACTCGTGGGCATGCCAATCACGGTTGGTTAGAATCCTATCACACGTTTAGTTTTGCCAATTACCACAATCCGGAACGTATGAATTTTGGTGTTTTACGTGTTTTGAATGATGATAGAGTCAATCAGGGTATGGGTTTTGGGAAACATCCGCATGATAATATGGAGATTATTTCTATTCCGCTTGAAGGGGATTTAGAACATCAGGACAGTATGGGAAATGTAACGGTGATCAAAAAAGGAGATATTCAGGTAATGAGTGCCGGTACTGGAATTTTTCATAGCGAATACAATAAAAACAAAGATCAGGAAGTTAAGTTTTTACAGATTTGGGTATATCCAAATAAAAAAAATGTAACGCCTCGTTACGACCAAATTACGTTAGACCTAAACGATCGCCATAACAAATTACAACAAATCTTATCTCCAAATCCAGAAGATGAAGGCGTTTGGATTCATCAGGATGCGTGGTTTCATCTTGGAAAATTTGATAACGGTTTTTCTACTTCCTATCCATTAAAAAAAGCGGGTAATGGGATTTATGCTTTTGTTTTGAAAGGGGACTTCACTATAAGCAACATTTCCTTGAACGAACGGGACGGATTGGGAATTTGGGATACGAATACAATTTCAATTACTGCAAATACTCCTGATGCCGAAATACTTTTGATGGAAGTACCAATGGCATTGTAA
- a CDS encoding methylmalonyl-CoA mutase subunit beta, which produces MKKLFNDFNPISTKQWKQKIQFELNGADYNETLVWNSPEDIKVKPFYDASDLPKYFPLATKASEFKICQNIFVFDIEKSIERALDTLNRGAESLRFTIENEAVAIDTLLEKLPLEKITVYFHLRFISIDFVKKIDAIAKQRNATIFCNLDPIGQLAKDGNWFSTSEKNNFETLSILSKETSNVSLISIDGSLYQNAGANMVQQIAYTLAHANEYFNRIELINKPIVFEISVGTNYFFEIAKLRALRLLFNLIAKEYNHNLDCHLLVSPTKRNKTLYDYNVNMLRTTTECMSAILGGANAIANLPYDALYHKDNEFGDRIARNQLLILKNESYFDKVNNPADGSYYIENLTHQLAEKGLLLFKDIEANGGFLKQLNDGIIKRKIQESADTAQNLFDSGKEILLGTNKHTNKEDKMKNDLELFPFIKVKPRKTLITPIIERRLSEKLEQERLLKE; this is translated from the coding sequence ATGAAAAAACTTTTCAACGATTTCAATCCAATTTCTACCAAACAATGGAAACAAAAAATCCAGTTTGAGCTCAACGGAGCGGATTATAATGAAACATTAGTCTGGAATTCTCCCGAGGACATTAAGGTGAAGCCTTTCTATGACGCATCCGATTTGCCTAAATATTTTCCTTTGGCCACAAAAGCATCAGAGTTTAAAATTTGCCAAAATATTTTTGTTTTTGATATCGAAAAATCAATTGAAAGAGCATTAGACACACTAAATCGTGGTGCCGAAAGTCTTCGTTTTACAATAGAAAATGAAGCTGTAGCTATTGATACGCTTTTAGAAAAACTACCTTTAGAAAAAATAACGGTTTACTTTCATTTGCGTTTTATTTCAATCGATTTCGTTAAAAAAATTGATGCAATTGCTAAACAACGAAATGCAACCATTTTTTGCAATCTTGATCCAATTGGACAATTAGCTAAAGATGGAAATTGGTTTTCAACATCAGAAAAAAACAACTTCGAAACCCTTTCTATACTCTCAAAAGAAACCTCAAATGTTTCCTTAATAAGCATCGACGGTTCATTATACCAAAATGCCGGTGCCAATATGGTACAACAAATAGCTTACACTTTGGCGCATGCCAATGAATATTTCAATAGAATTGAATTGATTAATAAACCAATCGTTTTTGAAATTTCGGTAGGAACCAATTACTTTTTTGAAATTGCAAAACTTCGTGCTCTGCGATTACTTTTTAATCTGATTGCAAAAGAATACAACCATAATTTAGATTGCCATCTTTTGGTTTCCCCAACAAAAAGAAACAAAACACTTTACGATTATAACGTAAATATGTTGCGAACCACGACGGAATGCATGAGTGCAATTCTTGGAGGAGCGAATGCAATTGCCAATTTACCTTATGATGCTTTGTACCATAAAGACAATGAATTTGGCGATAGAATTGCCAGAAATCAACTGTTGATTCTCAAAAATGAAAGTTATTTTGACAAAGTCAATAATCCGGCTGATGGCAGTTATTACATCGAAAATCTTACTCATCAATTAGCCGAAAAAGGACTATTGTTATTTAAAGATATCGAAGCAAATGGTGGTTTTCTAAAACAACTCAACGACGGAATCATCAAAAGAAAAATTCAAGAAAGTGCCGATACTGCACAAAATTTATTCGATTCCGGAAAAGAAATTCTTCTTGGAACCAATAAACACACGAACAAGGAAGACAAAATGAAAAATGATTTGGAGCTGTTTCCTTTTATAAAAGTAAAACCGCGAAAGACTTTAATTACTCCAATTATCGAAAGACGACTTTCCGAAAAACTGGAACAAGAACGACTTTTAAAAGAGTAA